From one Takifugu rubripes chromosome 14, fTakRub1.2, whole genome shotgun sequence genomic stretch:
- the cxcl14 gene encoding C-X-C motif chemokine 14 — MHRCTAVLLLLVVSLYFLGAEAYKCRCTRKGPKIRYKDVQKLEIKPKYPYCQEKMIFVTMENVARFKGQEYCLHPKLQSTKNLVKWFRIWKDKHRVYEA; from the exons ATGCATCGATGCACGGCCGTTCTGCTCTTATTAGTGGTGTCCTTGTACTTCCTGGGCGCAGAAG CCTACAAGTGCAGGTGCACCAGAAAAGGACCAAAGATCAGGTACAAGGACGTTCAGAAGCTGGAGATTAAACCCAAATATCCCTACTGTCAGGAGAAGATGATATT CGTGACGATGGAGAATGTGGCCCGATTCAAAGGGCAGGAATATTGCCTTCACCCCAAACTCCAGAGCACCAAGAATCTGGTGAAATGGTTCCGCATCTGGAAAGATAAACACAG GGTGTATGAAGCCTAA